A window of Methanoregula sp. genomic DNA:
TGGCGATAACGCGGGTCTACAGTACGGCGGTCCTTGCGGGGGCTGCCGTGATCGCGATTGCGATCTCGTTCTGCGGCAAGATCCCCGTCGCCATCCAGTCGGTCCCGGGCCCCGTCATGGGGACGGTCTCGCTGCTGCTGTTTGGGGTCATTACGGCATCGGGTATCCGGATGCTCATTGATGCGAAGACCGACCTGTCGCTGCCCCGGAATCTTCTTTTGGTTTCGCTTATTCTGGTTATCGGGGTTTCGGGGGCGTCGGTTGATATGGGGCTTGTGCAGTTGAAGGGGATGGCGCTGTCGACCGTAATAGCGGTGGTGCTGGGGGTATTTTTTTATGGGATTGACTGGTGGGGCGGGAGGAGATGCTGATGGGGATTATCGAGTTTTTCTTTTTTTGCTTTTTTTGCTATGAGGGAATTATCGGGCGGGTCAGGGCCCGGTGGTGGCGAGGCCGGGATGATGGGGAGGGGGATGAGGGTTGTGCCGGATTTTATTTATGGTGTGGGAGATGGAAATGGTGGGAGGTGGACGGTGAAATTGCTCAAGACTAAATTAAAACCAATCTTCCAATTTGAGTTGCCCTTGATTAGTTGAGCCTTCGTTTATGCCCAAAGAACCAGCAGGGACGAATCCATAATTCTTAAGTTGGTCAATTTTGGATGGATCTTCATAATCTTTTTCAGAAATTGCCCATGCTAATAAGAATTTTGGACGTGAACTTGCGACATAAGCAAAACGTGCTGATTCGCCATTAGCATTATCAATGTCTAACCAATGTTGCCAATATCCACTACCAGTATCTCTTTCGCCAGATGATTGATATGAGGACACGAGTAAAATTGAATCAAATGTTTTTCCTTTAGCTGAATGAATCGTTGATAATTCAATTGTTTTATCAATTTGGTGTTTAATGTCATTTATTGTCTCAATAACCGGAGAATTTTTATTTCCTGGTGGTGAGGTTTTTATCATATTATTTTCAGTAATTGTTTCTGATGCAAGCCATTCATATTGAGATCGAATATCCTCAAATATTACAGGGAAACTCTCGTTAAATTTTACCCTCCAGTCTGTCCAAATTTGAGTAAAATCGGCTAATGATCCTTGTTGGCTGCAACGGTTAAGCAGATTCGCAAGAAATAATCTCCATTGATGATTTGGAACATCAATTGGGCCATAAAAATTTCTGTAGTTTCGCTTTTCATTAGGAAATAAAAATTTTGATAAGAAAAATCCAAAATAAGTTAGCGATTCTTTTTTGAATTCTATGTCTTCGAATGACCACAGATATATCGCAGTCGGTGCTAGTTTGGAAAAAATAATTTTTTGTGTTATTGTCCTTCCCATCAATGAATTCTTGTTAGACTTATTTCTTATCAGGATGGCTGATTTTTCTACATCATATTCGTTTACAACTAGGTAATCAGAAAATTTTTTAGGTATCTCATGTATCTTTTCTTTTTGATAACTAAAAATGAGACAGTGATTCTTATTTGGAATATTATCAGATCCAAGTATTGTTTCCTCGTTTTTCACAAGTTTACAACAGGTATTCACAATCGATTGAACGCTTCTAAAGTTTTTTGTTAATGGGATAATAGTAAATTTTTCCTCTTCAGAAAATTGAATAATTTTTGTGAAATCCGCATTGTTATAGGAAAAAATAGATTGATGAAGGTCGCCGACTAAGTGAAATGTTGAACCCCTATTTTTTAATAAACGAAAGATATCAAGTTTAATAGAGGATAAATCTTGACACTCATCAATAATGATGATGGTAAATCGATTTGATATTAATTTACATATTTCGGGATTATCATTCAGAATTTTATAGCAAATAATATCCACATCTTGGTGTGTAACAAAACCCGATTTCCAAAATTCTGTCTTGATCTGTTGTAATTCGGTTTTCAGAGATCTATTAACAATACTTTTTTTTCTTTTAGCATCGACTTGAAAATTTCCTGAAGAAAAAACTATTTCATCACATTTTTTGTCTAAAAAATAAAATTCATTTGCTTGGATGCATCCTGTATCAAAACAGGAGCATTGTGTTGAAAATTTTTTATTTTTCAAGAATCCTGCAGCACTGGATTTGTCAATCAAATGAATGCTTTGATCATCCTCATTTCCAGAATAATTGGTCACTATATGGGCAAATGGATTAAGAATGAATCTGTGCATCCAACTATCTATTGTACCAATGAAATGTGGGTGTGAAATTCCCGATGACCCTGCGAATTGTTGAACTCTGTCAGTAATTACATCAGTGGCTTTGTTTGTGTATGTTAGAACAGCAATCCCGTTTGTTTTTTTGGTCCACTTTTTAAATTCATAGGCTGATTTTAGACCTACGACTTCGGTTTTACCGCTCCCAGGACACGCTTTTAAAAAACTATTTTTTTCCAAATCATATTCGACATATTGTAATTGTTCAAGAGTTTTGTCCCATATCCGACATTTTCCATAATCATTACACGGAGAATTTGTCGAAAGATGCAATGAATAGCATTCTTCGGATGATTTTTTCTGATTATTGTCGCATAAGACATCAGAAATTTTAAAAAATAGGTCCTGCTTCGTATCAGACATTTTCCATCTCACATACCCAATAAATTGCGTTTTGGATGTATTCTGGAACTTCAAATTTTACATTCTCATCTGACGATAGATATTCCGCAAGTACTTGAGCAAATATCCCTTTGTTATCCTTAACTCTATTAAGTAAATCAAATGCGGCATCAGTTCTTATTGCCTCGCTCGCAATAGTCCAATCAGTACGGACATATGTCTCAAAGGTTTTTCGAACAGAACCATCGGTATCTAAAATTTTTAAAAAACATTCACACATGGGTTCCAAATTTTTTCCCTCAATCGCTAAATCATATTCAAATGTTTTTAAATTGCGATAAAGACGACAATTCGCCGAACGATCAATAGGTTCAATCAATTTCAACGCAGAATTTTCTCCTTTGGCGGGAGAAGTCTTTGTGGGTTTTAATGCAGAATCTGGATCATTGTCAGTAATACCTGCACACTTTAGAGGGATTGATACCGGTGGCGGAGTTTGATTGTTTAGATCACAAAATAATTGCATAAAATGATTGAAAAAAATCCCATTCATATTGATGACAGATATCCCTTGTTCTTCGAGTGTTTTTGGAAAATTTTGGTGTTTCCTTTGATTGTAATCTCTAATTACAATTTTTGCAATTTCTGGTATGACCATCGCTTCAGCAATCCCTTCAACTAAAATCACTCCCTTTGAAAAAAGTAATGTTGATTTAGTTACATCCAGCCACCGTGTAAGAAATGCCTTATTGGAAATTGATAATCCACAATCTTTCAGATGTGTTGGAATTGTAATTCGGTTTTCTCCTAAAGCAAGATGAATAACGGAATCAATTGATGCCGCAGACGCAAGAACTGCTGAATGAGTTGTAACAATTATTTGGATGGTTGAATTTTGGGTTTCGTTCTGAAGATATTTTAGAAGTTTTATCTGAAGTTGTGGGTGTAGATGAGCTTCCGGTTCTTCGATAAGTAATATTTTCAAAAAATCTTGTTGATCAGCACCGATTTCTTTTATATATTTTAATTCTGCAAGTACTGTCGCGAGATAAATTAGGTTATTGTATCCTAAACTATTTTCTTCAAGACTTCGATAAGTCTCTTCTTGGCCTTCTGGAATAATTTTGGGAAAGAAAAACAATCTTAAATTTTCAACAATTCTGTTAAAGTTTGTTTCTGAAAATTGTATTCGTGTATCCTGCCCAAATACCGATCCGATTGCCTCTTCAAGACTCTTTTTAATTAATTCATTTGCTTTGTATATCGTCTCGTTTTTATCGCCAGCAATATCACTATAAAATGCATTCACTTTTTTTTCTAATCCTACTTTGCTAGTTTCATCTTTATTTAGGTTTAAAATTAAACGTGCTAACCGTGAACCTCGACCTTCACGTAGTTTTGCCTCAGCATCTCGTAATGGTGGTAGGTAAATGCAATTAATCAAATCAACTAATTCTTTTTCATAAGGAGTACTCTGGGAAACTCCGCCCCACATCTTTCGATTATATCGTCCACGGTTGTTTTGAGTGTCTTCAATTATCAGAGAAAGCCGAGCTTTCTTTTCATCATCTCTCCATGGTAAAAATGCAATTTGCTCATGTTCTGATAAATCTTCAAAATGGGCCACAATTTTTATTTTTTTTGAGGCTATTGCATCTTTGGCAAATGGTCTATGAAAATCTCTTTCAGAAATTCCATAGCGACCATATTCATCTTCAGTTAATAATAATCGAATGGAATCGATAATCGAACTTTTTCCAACTCCGTTCTCTCCAACAAGAACGTTTAGACCGGAAGAAAAAGAGATCTCAAAATTTTCATTAAAATTTTTATAACCAGAGATTGAGATTTTTTTTAGAAACATAAAATTCCCATATTGATAATTACAAATATAATTTATTGAACTTACGATTTGATTGTTCAAAAACGATGCAATTCATTCACCTTTCTTCAAATTACTTGCTTTTGTGAAACCTTCTGAAGCAAACTCCTGTTTATGTGGAATATATGTTCGAATGAGCGACTTATTATCAGATTTTCTCCGCTCTATGGCCTTTTCAACCAACGGAGATTTTTCAATACAACTCATTATTTTTTCGACATGAATGTCGATATATTGATTGTAATCGTTAAATGCGGAATCTAACTTTTGAAGATCTTTTAAGAGATTTTTATTGGGTTCTGCACTTAATGCAGCATTTTGAATGAGGTCAGAGATTCCTTGCTGGATTTTTTGCCTGCGATAACAATTCTCTGATATCGCTTCCAAGTGACTAGCAATATCCGCATCAACTTTCTGACCCCCCATGTATGAAAATATCGCGTGAACTATGATAAAGTCTGTCCAATGAATTTCTTTCCGTAAGCCGGTTTTTGGTCTGTGAATTAGATCTTTCTTCAATTCATGAGGCAATTCGTTTGAAATTACTCTTGCATCATTCATGAAATTCAATCTTCATCACGACGTAAGTGATCGGCTACCCCTTCACCATTCAGCTCATCAACCTCAGGATCAAGAGAAATCACTTTTTGAAATAACTCAGAAATATTGCTTTTTTGAATATCACAATATCCGCTTTCAGCATCAACCTTTAGAAGCATTTTAAAAAATTCTTCATAAAAATAATTTGGCCTCCGTAAAATCTCTTGTTGATACCTAGCATTTAGTTCATGGAGTTCAATAATGGCATCTGAATGGAAGTTTACTACGCTTTTTTCACCATCCCATTTTCTTTTTCGATTTAATGACGTAGCAAAGTTCTTGAAATTGCCATGGTCAACAGAATTAGAAATTATCAGATAATGATCAACTTTTTTATTAAAATTCTTTAACTCTTCGGATTCGAGTGCTGCACGGATATACCCCCAAGCTTTGTTAATTTCAGCTCGATCTAGATCATAGGTCGCTTGTATCGCCAGTTTGCAGTCCCATGCAAAAACTCGCTTATGGCTCTGACGGGTTTTGAACTCCAGACCGACGAATCCTTCGGGGACAAAGGGTCCACCCGCTTTGTAGGCACTAGGAAAAATCTGTTTAAATATATTGAATACATCCGTTTCGAATTCTTTCGGAGAATAATCTGTGAGTAAGGAAATTTTAGCCTTGATATTAATATATGAGCTACGAGCCGCGTTGGAAATTCTATCTGAAGAGTATAACAGCAGTTTTTCGATTTTCTCCTCAATTTTTTGTAAACCCTTTTCTTCATCGACAAGGATTTCGCTGAGTTCAATTTGTTCGAACAATTTTTCTTGCATTTCTGTCGAATTCGCAACACGTGCGATATTGATAAACAGGATTGGTAAACCGGATCGAACTAGATAATCTAAAGATGTTTTTGATAGTCGTTTAAAATTCAAATAAACAAAAATCGGTTTGTTGTTTATCTGAATCTCAAATAGGGTAAATTTTGTATTTTTAATCTGAATTTTCCGTTGTCTCTGAAATAAAAATTTGTTGCTTCGACGAATAAGATCCAAAAAGTAATTCTGGATTCCTCTCTCGGATAATTCAAGTTTATATGAATCATGAACCTTGTGGGTCTCAGCTTCACAATCACGGCATCGTTGTAACTCATTGGGGGAATATGCTGTGTGACCACAATTTCCGTTTAAACAACGCAATCTAAATTCCTTTATTGCGGTTATTATATTTGATTGTTTTAATTTATCGATTGAGACGATCTGGAAAGATTTCGGATTAATGACGCGTTTTTCTGAAAGTAAATAGTTGTAAATTGCTTGCTGATTTGGTGCTAAGTTGGTTGGATCTAATGGAATGTTCAATCGGATGCCAAACCTTTCCAAAAAAATCCTTGAAAACTCTTGACGATCTACGTCTTTGAGTTCTTTATTATTCACTTCAAGTTCCAAAGCTCCATTCTCTAGTTCTTTAACTAAGACGTACTTTCTTTTTCCATTCTTTCGGGTTTTTGAATAACTAATTGCGAATTTGTCAATGTCGGAAAGATTCTCAATAGATATTACATCTTTATCAACTAATTCGGAAATTGCAATTGAAATATCATTACTTACGCTAAAATTGCCGATTTCAATTGGGGTACCTTGATCAAGTTTTGATCTTTTTGTTTTCAGCAATATTATCTCAAACTCGTCGTGACTGTCAGGATTTCGTAGCCGTCCTAAAAATGTTTCGAGATTTCCATTCGAAGTTGTTTCTGCTTCATCAATTAGTTCCGTAGAAAATTGATTTTCAAGAATTTTTTTAATGCTTTCTGCGATGTATTTGCTTCGACCCCCCCGTATCTCCCGAATTTCCACCCCGTTCGGCTGAACTTTGATAAGCACGTATTTTGATGGTTTTAAACGTTTGTGTCCGGATGTTG
This region includes:
- a CDS encoding AAA family ATPase, coding for MFLKKISISGYKNFNENFEISFSSGLNVLVGENGVGKSSIIDSIRLLLTEDEYGRYGISERDFHRPFAKDAIASKKIKIVAHFEDLSEHEQIAFLPWRDDEKKARLSLIIEDTQNNRGRYNRKMWGGVSQSTPYEKELVDLINCIYLPPLRDAEAKLREGRGSRLARLILNLNKDETSKVGLEKKVNAFYSDIAGDKNETIYKANELIKKSLEEAIGSVFGQDTRIQFSETNFNRIVENLRLFFFPKIIPEGQEETYRSLEENSLGYNNLIYLATVLAELKYIKEIGADQQDFLKILLIEEPEAHLHPQLQIKLLKYLQNETQNSTIQIIVTTHSAVLASAASIDSVIHLALGENRITIPTHLKDCGLSISNKAFLTRWLDVTKSTLLFSKGVILVEGIAEAMVIPEIAKIVIRDYNQRKHQNFPKTLEEQGISVINMNGIFFNHFMQLFCDLNNQTPPPVSIPLKCAGITDNDPDSALKPTKTSPAKGENSALKLIEPIDRSANCRLYRNLKTFEYDLAIEGKNLEPMCECFLKILDTDGSVRKTFETYVRTDWTIASEAIRTDAAFDLLNRVKDNKGIFAQVLAEYLSSDENVKFEVPEYIQNAIYWVCEMENV
- a CDS encoding ATP-dependent helicase gives rise to the protein MSDTKQDLFFKISDVLCDNNQKKSSEECYSLHLSTNSPCNDYGKCRIWDKTLEQLQYVEYDLEKNSFLKACPGSGKTEVVGLKSAYEFKKWTKKTNGIAVLTYTNKATDVITDRVQQFAGSSGISHPHFIGTIDSWMHRFILNPFAHIVTNYSGNEDDQSIHLIDKSSAAGFLKNKKFSTQCSCFDTGCIQANEFYFLDKKCDEIVFSSGNFQVDAKRKKSIVNRSLKTELQQIKTEFWKSGFVTHQDVDIICYKILNDNPEICKLISNRFTIIIIDECQDLSSIKLDIFRLLKNRGSTFHLVGDLHQSIFSYNNADFTKIIQFSEEEKFTIIPLTKNFRSVQSIVNTCCKLVKNEETILGSDNIPNKNHCLIFSYQKEKIHEIPKKFSDYLVVNEYDVEKSAILIRNKSNKNSLMGRTITQKIIFSKLAPTAIYLWSFEDIEFKKESLTYFGFFLSKFLFPNEKRNYRNFYGPIDVPNHQWRLFLANLLNRCSQQGSLADFTQIWTDWRVKFNESFPVIFEDIRSQYEWLASETITENNMIKTSPPGNKNSPVIETINDIKHQIDKTIELSTIHSAKGKTFDSILLVSSYQSSGERDTGSGYWQHWLDIDNANGESARFAYVASSRPKFLLAWAISEKDYEDPSKIDQLKNYGFVPAGSLGINEGSTNQGQLKLEDWF